A single genomic interval of Nonomuraea rubra harbors:
- a CDS encoding bifunctional helix-turn-helix transcriptional regulator/GNAT family N-acetyltransferase, translated as MIGALQAGMLDSPYSLTEARVLFELAHSERMETGELRGLLGLDAGYLSRILARFEGDGLVTRERSAADARKQLVGLTPAGAEVFAALDRRSSEEIGTLLGRLPEADQERLVSGMAAIRRALDGGRERAPYVIRPPHTGDLGWVVYRHGTLYSAEYGWGTEFEQLVARIVGDLDFSRDAGWIAEVDGERAGCVFCVRQDDTTAKLRMLLVEPSARGLGIGRRLVDECLRHARAEGYKRIVLWTRDCLASARRIYQAAGFELDSEEKGVENGVEVTEQLWSRDL; from the coding sequence CTGTTCGAGCTGGCGCACTCCGAGCGCATGGAGACCGGCGAGCTGCGCGGGCTGCTCGGCCTGGACGCGGGCTACCTCAGCCGGATCCTGGCCCGCTTCGAGGGCGACGGGCTGGTCACCCGCGAGCGCTCGGCGGCCGACGCGCGCAAGCAGCTCGTCGGGCTCACCCCGGCGGGGGCCGAGGTGTTCGCGGCGCTCGACCGGCGCTCGTCCGAGGAGATCGGTACGCTGCTCGGCCGCCTGCCCGAGGCGGACCAGGAGCGGCTGGTGTCCGGCATGGCCGCGATCAGGCGGGCGCTGGACGGCGGGCGGGAACGCGCCCCGTACGTGATCAGGCCGCCGCACACCGGCGACCTGGGCTGGGTCGTCTACCGGCACGGCACGCTCTACAGCGCCGAGTACGGCTGGGGCACCGAGTTCGAGCAGCTCGTCGCCAGGATCGTGGGCGATCTCGACTTCTCGCGCGACGCCGGCTGGATCGCCGAGGTCGACGGGGAACGGGCCGGGTGCGTGTTCTGCGTGCGCCAGGACGACACGACGGCCAAGCTGCGGATGTTGCTCGTCGAGCCGTCCGCCCGGGGGCTGGGCATCGGGCGGCGGCTCGTGGACGAGTGCCTGCGGCACGCGCGGGCCGAGGGGTACAAGCGGATCGTGTTGTGGACCCGCGACTGCCTGGCGAGCGCGCGGCGCATCTACCAGGCGGCCGGGTTCGAGCTGGACTCGGAGGAGAAGGGGGTGGAGAACGGGGTCGAGGTCACCGAGCAGCTGTGGTCGCGCGACCTCTAG